A part of Flavobacteriaceae bacterium GSB9 genomic DNA contains:
- a CDS encoding alpha-amylase family glycosyl hydrolase, giving the protein MKNSKNISFLSQCKGVNKFLRLLLVFLLATSFACKKGNEPRKQVEPKSVDLPKKQVVYQVFTRLFGNTNTTNKPWGTIEENGIGKFNDFTKKALKEIRDLGATHIWYTGVPHHAVIRDYTEYGISNDDPDVVKGRAGSPYAVKDYYNVNPDLAVNIENRLGEFQDLIERTHQAGLKVIIDIVPNHVARNYKSKSKPNAVKDFGEADDTTIAYSPNNNFYYNPGETFKVPEWENGYSPLGNEKHPLEDGKFLENPAKWTGNGSRLSKPKMDDWYETVKINYGVAPDGKKDFESLPEGFENEDYKTHFEFWQDKTVPDSWVKFKDIALYWLEMGVDGFRYDMAEMVPVEFWSYLNSAIKVKNSNAFLLAEVYNPKLYRDYIKKGKMDYLYDKVQLYDTIKNIIKGHGKTDNIPQILDDLKDIEHHMLHFLENHDEQRLASPDFAGKAEKGKPAMVVSATLSTSPTMIYFGQEVGEDGSEDPGFGAPTRTSIFDYVGVPAHQRWVNNKQFDGGQSTERESSLRDFYKRLLNFTINSDALMGNYAGIHLYNRKNSKNYNDKVLSFVRWSDSEKLLVVSNFDAENNQEFQLKIPSDIIAKWNAADGKYKLEDQLYNQYNTELFVENGVASVAIQLKPLESFILKLN; this is encoded by the coding sequence ATGAAAAATTCTAAAAATATAAGTTTTTTATCTCAGTGTAAGGGGGTAAATAAGTTTCTGCGGTTATTGTTGGTCTTTTTGCTTGCCACATCTTTCGCATGTAAAAAAGGGAATGAACCCAGGAAACAAGTAGAACCTAAAAGTGTTGACCTTCCTAAAAAGCAGGTCGTTTATCAAGTGTTTACACGTTTGTTTGGTAACACCAATACTACCAACAAACCCTGGGGAACCATCGAAGAAAATGGGATCGGAAAATTCAATGACTTTACAAAAAAAGCATTAAAAGAAATAAGGGATTTGGGCGCTACCCATATTTGGTATACGGGAGTGCCGCATCATGCCGTAATTCGTGACTATACAGAATATGGCATATCAAATGACGACCCCGATGTCGTGAAAGGTCGGGCTGGATCACCATATGCAGTTAAGGACTATTACAACGTAAACCCAGACTTGGCAGTAAATATTGAAAATCGGTTGGGGGAATTTCAGGATTTAATCGAACGCACCCATCAAGCAGGACTAAAGGTTATAATTGATATTGTACCCAACCACGTGGCCCGAAATTATAAAAGTAAGTCTAAACCAAACGCCGTTAAAGATTTTGGTGAAGCTGATGATACCACGATTGCTTACAGTCCAAACAATAATTTTTATTACAATCCGGGAGAAACTTTTAAGGTGCCCGAATGGGAAAACGGTTACTCGCCTTTAGGAAATGAAAAGCATCCTTTGGAAGATGGCAAGTTTTTAGAAAACCCTGCTAAATGGACGGGCAATGGCTCGCGGTTATCAAAACCAAAAATGGATGATTGGTACGAAACGGTTAAAATAAATTATGGTGTTGCACCTGATGGTAAAAAAGATTTCGAATCACTTCCCGAAGGCTTTGAAAACGAAGACTACAAAACGCATTTTGAGTTTTGGCAAGATAAAACCGTTCCGGACTCTTGGGTGAAATTCAAAGACATTGCCTTGTATTGGCTAGAAATGGGAGTAGATGGCTTCCGTTATGATATGGCAGAAATGGTGCCGGTGGAATTTTGGAGTTACCTGAATTCGGCAATAAAAGTAAAAAACTCCAATGCTTTTTTATTGGCAGAGGTTTACAATCCGAAACTGTATCGCGATTACATTAAAAAAGGGAAAATGGACTATCTGTATGATAAAGTTCAACTTTACGATACCATAAAAAACATTATAAAAGGCCACGGAAAGACTGATAATATTCCGCAAATTTTAGATGATTTAAAGGACATAGAGCACCACATGTTGCATTTTCTGGAAAACCATGATGAGCAACGATTGGCGAGCCCAGATTTCGCAGGTAAAGCTGAAAAAGGAAAACCGGCAATGGTGGTTTCGGCCACCCTATCAACATCGCCAACCATGATATATTTTGGGCAGGAAGTAGGTGAGGACGGCTCAGAAGATCCAGGTTTTGGAGCCCCAACACGTACATCAATTTTCGATTATGTGGGCGTGCCAGCACACCAGCGGTGGGTAAATAACAAACAATTTGATGGTGGGCAGTCTACCGAAAGAGAAAGTTCTCTAAGAGATTTTTACAAACGCTTGTTAAATTTCACTATTAATAGCGATGCTTTAATGGGAAACTATGCTGGCATTCACCTTTATAACCGGAAAAATTCTAAAAATTATAATGACAAAGTATTGTCTTTTGTTCGTTGGAGCGATAGTGAAAAGCTACTTGTAGTTTCAAATTTTGATGCTGAAAATAATCAAGAATTCCAATTGAAAATACCTTCAGATATTATTGCAAAATGGAATGCTGCAGATGGAAAATATAAACTTGAAGATCAACTTTATAATCAATATAATACCGAATTATTTGTGGAAAATGGAGTAGCTAGTGTAGCTATTCAATTAAAACCATTGGAATCTTTTATCTTGAAACTAAACTAA
- a CDS encoding glycoside hydrolase family 13 protein, producing MGNNKVQTNASIEERHDIERIEPSNWWIGFKNKNLQLLVKHPSISEYTPEMSYKGVSLLKINKADSPNYLFLDLNISEQASAGKFNIVFKHEHKEELVQTYELKSRDRPAVDYIGFDSSDAIYLITPDRFANGNPDNDIIESLNEKTIDRNDNYARHGGDIQGIINHLDYIENLGFTAIWPTPLLTNNMYHGSYHGYAMTDFYQIDPRFGTLEDYLELSSKMTNRGMKLIMDQVANHCGIEHWWMKDLPFKDWINHQDNYLENLEKWEASKSITTNHRRTTNQDIYASKIDKDNMSQGWFVPVMPDMNQRNPFMATYTTQNSIWWIETAKLGGIRQDTYPYPDKDFMSNWAGEIMNEYPNFSIVGEEWTTNPLLIAYWQQGNPNRDGYNSNLKSPMDFAMQDVIAKGLNDEEGWSSGFVEIYKGLANDFAYVSPKDIMVFPDNHDMSRIFTQLHGNIENTKMALSYILMMPRIPQIYYGTEILMEDFDNPGDHGLVRSDFPGGWEGDKINAFTGEGISDSQKDMQLFLKKILNYRKTSRAIHEGKTVHFVPENGIYVLFRVMNDETVVLILNKNKDEVELDLSRFDELKLNNITVKNIITGNQFKWSDSLLLSEKGSVILTTKI from the coding sequence ATGGGAAATAATAAGGTTCAAACCAACGCATCAATAGAGGAGCGTCATGATATTGAGCGTATTGAGCCATCCAATTGGTGGATAGGTTTTAAAAACAAAAATCTGCAACTTTTGGTGAAGCATCCTAGTATTTCGGAATATACTCCCGAGATGTCATATAAAGGTGTTTCGTTGTTAAAAATTAACAAAGCAGACAGTCCCAATTATTTGTTTCTTGATTTGAATATTTCCGAACAGGCTTCAGCAGGAAAATTTAATATCGTCTTTAAGCACGAACACAAGGAAGAGCTCGTTCAAACATATGAATTAAAATCAAGGGACAGGCCCGCAGTAGATTATATCGGTTTTGACAGTAGTGATGCCATTTATTTAATCACGCCAGACCGTTTTGCCAACGGAAACCCTGATAACGACATTATAGAATCGCTTAACGAAAAAACCATCGACAGAAACGATAATTATGCCAGGCATGGCGGGGATATTCAAGGCATAATAAACCATTTGGATTATATTGAAAATTTAGGGTTTACTGCCATTTGGCCAACCCCCTTGCTTACAAACAACATGTACCACGGTTCCTATCACGGTTATGCTATGACTGATTTTTATCAAATAGACCCGCGTTTTGGTACCTTGGAGGATTACCTCGAATTATCATCAAAAATGACCAATAGAGGAATGAAACTCATAATGGATCAAGTTGCCAATCATTGTGGAATTGAGCATTGGTGGATGAAAGACTTACCGTTTAAAGATTGGATTAACCATCAAGATAACTATCTGGAGAATTTAGAAAAGTGGGAAGCCAGTAAAAGCATTACAACGAACCACAGGCGTACCACCAACCAAGATATTTATGCTTCAAAAATTGATAAAGATAATATGAGTCAAGGTTGGTTTGTACCTGTTATGCCAGACATGAACCAACGTAACCCCTTCATGGCGACTTACACCACTCAAAACAGTATTTGGTGGATTGAAACTGCTAAATTGGGAGGTATAAGGCAAGATACTTATCCGTATCCCGATAAAGATTTTATGAGTAATTGGGCTGGGGAAATTATGAATGAGTACCCTAACTTCAGTATTGTAGGAGAAGAATGGACAACAAACCCGTTACTCATTGCATATTGGCAGCAAGGCAACCCCAATAGAGATGGTTATAATTCCAATTTAAAATCACCCATGGATTTTGCCATGCAAGACGTTATCGCAAAAGGATTAAACGATGAAGAGGGGTGGAGTTCTGGTTTTGTAGAAATTTACAAGGGACTTGCCAACGATTTTGCCTATGTATCTCCGAAAGATATTATGGTTTTTCCAGACAATCATGATATGAGCAGGATATTCACCCAACTGCACGGTAATATTGAAAACACAAAAATGGCTTTGAGCTATATCTTGATGATGCCGCGAATCCCACAAATTTATTACGGCACCGAAATTTTGATGGAAGATTTTGATAACCCGGGAGACCACGGTTTAGTAAGAAGTGATTTTCCTGGTGGTTGGGAAGGTGACAAAATAAATGCGTTTACGGGGGAAGGTATAAGCGATTCCCAAAAAGACATGCAATTGTTCTTAAAGAAAATATTAAACTACAGAAAAACAAGCCGAGCCATACACGAAGGTAAAACAGTGCATTTTGTTCCAGAAAATGGTATTTATGTATTGTTTAGGGTGATGAATGATGAAACCGTTGTATTAATCCTGAATAAAAATAAAGACGAGGTGGAATTGGATTTGAGTCGTTTTGATGAACTTAAATTAAATAACATAACGGTAAAAAATATTATTACCGGAAATCAATTTAAATGGAGTGATAGTTTGCTCCTTTCAGAGAAAGGAAGTGTTATTCTTACCACAAAAATCTGA
- a CDS encoding glycoside hydrolase family 97 protein — protein sequence MKIIKLIIALVLTVSIASAQELVSPNGNLIMQFSLDAGGMPTYSLAYKGKPVIKTSKLGFYLKNDEKSLLDDFKVSQTESATFNETWQPVWGEEKKILNHYNELAVSLLQNETERKMLVRFRLFNDGLGFRYEFPKQEKLVYFVIKEERTQFAMTGDHKAFWLPGDYDTQEYDYTESKLSEIREKFDTAVTHNESQEQFSKTGVQTALMMKTEDGLYINLHEAALVDYSCMHLNLDDENFVFESHLTPDAVGDKGYMQAPCNTPWRTIMVSDDARDILASRITLNLNEPCEIEDTSWIKPVKYMGVWWEMITGKSTWAYTDELPAVQLGVTDYSEIEPNGKHAANTAQVKQYIDFASKHGFDALLVEGWNEGWEDWIGKSKDYVFDFVTPYPDFDVVEVREYAKSKGVKIIMHHETSGSIRNYERHLDSAYQFMKDNGYDAVKSGYVGDILPRGERHYSQWVVNHYQYAIEKAAHYQIMVNAHEAVRPTGICRTYPNLIGNESARGTEFQAFGGSKPNHVTVLPFTRLIGGPMDYTPGIFEMDISKLNPKNNSHVNSTIANQLALYVTMYSPLQMAADLPEHYEQFMDAFQFIKDVAVDWDKSIYLEAEPGYYLTVARKEKGSENWFVGNVNGNEARTSNIILDFLDAGKTYKATIYADGKDAHYKTNPQAYTVKSKIVTNKSKLSQWSAPGGGYAICIEEMK from the coding sequence ATGAAAATAATAAAATTAATTATTGCACTTGTATTAACTGTGTCTATTGCAAGTGCACAGGAGTTAGTATCGCCAAATGGCAACTTAATCATGCAATTTTCGTTAGATGCTGGCGGTATGCCCACCTATAGTTTAGCATATAAAGGAAAACCGGTTATAAAAACCAGTAAATTAGGTTTTTACTTAAAAAATGACGAAAAATCGTTATTGGATGATTTCAAGGTGTCACAAACCGAATCAGCAACTTTTAATGAAACTTGGCAACCTGTTTGGGGAGAAGAAAAAAAAATCTTAAATCACTATAACGAGTTGGCTGTTTCATTGTTGCAAAATGAAACAGAGCGCAAAATGCTGGTACGTTTCCGGTTGTTTAATGATGGTTTAGGGTTTCGCTACGAATTTCCAAAACAGGAAAAGCTCGTTTACTTTGTTATAAAAGAAGAAAGAACACAGTTTGCCATGACGGGCGACCATAAGGCTTTTTGGCTTCCGGGAGATTATGATACACAAGAATACGATTATACGGAGTCTAAACTATCCGAGATTCGAGAAAAATTCGATACAGCAGTAACCCATAACGAATCGCAGGAACAATTTTCAAAAACGGGTGTTCAAACAGCCTTGATGATGAAAACAGAAGATGGCCTGTATATCAATTTGCATGAGGCTGCACTTGTTGATTATTCTTGTATGCATCTTAATTTGGATGATGAAAATTTTGTTTTCGAATCGCATTTAACGCCAGACGCAGTAGGCGATAAGGGGTATATGCAAGCACCATGTAATACGCCATGGCGAACCATTATGGTTAGCGACGATGCTCGTGACATACTAGCTTCACGAATAACTTTAAATTTAAATGAACCTTGTGAAATTGAAGATACATCATGGATAAAACCTGTAAAGTATATGGGTGTTTGGTGGGAAATGATTACAGGAAAAAGTACTTGGGCCTACACCGACGAGCTGCCAGCAGTACAATTGGGGGTTACCGATTATTCTGAAATAGAGCCTAATGGAAAGCACGCCGCTAATACTGCACAGGTTAAGCAGTACATCGATTTTGCTTCAAAACATGGTTTTGATGCACTTTTAGTAGAGGGCTGGAATGAAGGTTGGGAAGATTGGATAGGTAAATCAAAAGATTATGTTTTCGATTTTGTCACACCTTACCCAGATTTTGATGTAGTTGAGGTACGAGAATATGCAAAATCAAAAGGTGTTAAAATAATTATGCACCACGAAACATCTGGTTCCATTAGAAATTATGAACGCCACTTAGATAGCGCCTATCAATTTATGAAAGACAATGGATACGATGCAGTAAAAAGTGGTTATGTGGGTGATATTTTGCCTAGAGGTGAACGGCATTATAGTCAGTGGGTAGTTAATCATTATCAATATGCAATAGAAAAGGCGGCCCACTATCAAATTATGGTCAACGCCCATGAGGCGGTAAGGCCAACGGGGATTTGTAGAACGTATCCCAATTTAATAGGTAACGAGTCAGCTAGGGGAACCGAATTTCAAGCCTTTGGAGGGTCTAAGCCCAACCATGTTACGGTATTGCCATTTACTCGTTTAATAGGTGGACCTATGGACTATACGCCAGGTATTTTCGAAATGGACATAAGCAAGTTAAACCCAAAAAACAATTCACATGTTAATAGCACGATAGCCAATCAATTGGCACTTTATGTTACCATGTACAGTCCTTTGCAAATGGCTGCCGATTTGCCTGAACATTATGAACAGTTTATGGATGCTTTTCAGTTTATAAAAGACGTTGCTGTAGATTGGGATAAAAGTATTTACCTGGAGGCAGAACCTGGGTATTACCTTACCGTAGCCAGAAAAGAAAAAGGCTCCGAGAATTGGTTTGTGGGTAATGTTAATGGTAATGAAGCAAGAACTTCAAATATTATACTCGACTTTTTGGATGCGGGTAAAACCTATAAAGCCACTATTTATGCTGATGGTAAAGATGCGCATTACAAAACCAATCCGCAGGCTTACACTGTCAAAAGCAAAATAGTAACCAATAAATCGAAACTTTCGCAATGGTCTGCTCCTGGTGGCGGCTATGCTATTTGCATTGAAGAAATGAAATAA
- a CDS encoding glycoside hydrolase family 65 protein, with amino-acid sequence MNQDYIKPDNWSIIEEGFDTKRVKSSESLFSIGNGAMGQRANFEEQYSGDTFQGSYIAGIYYPDKTRVGWWKNGYPEYFAKVLNAPNWIGVNVTVNGEILDLFTAKEVEGFRRELNMKEGWLSRSFTATLQNETKIQVEVLRFLSLDLDELGAIKYSVTAINNDAEIEFQPYLDSGITNEDTNWDDQFWSTTNIETSKNQAFIEAHTMKTNFHTCTFMETSVFIEADQQNIKPEQTTTQTLAAYNYNLKIEKGQTATLIKFGGYTVSRNHKKSKLIDAAKAVLAKANDIGFSGLLNNQKQAWANIWNMSDITIEGDVKAQQGIRFNIFQLNQTYLGKDSRLNIGPKGFTGEKYGGSTYWDTEAYCIPFYMATKDQNVARNLLEYRYSHLNKAIENAKNLGFRNGAALFPMVTMNGEECHNEWEITFEEIHRNGAIAFAIYNYCRYTGDYSYIPEKGLEVLIGVARFWHQRANFSTKKNQYVILGVTGPNEYENNVNNNWYTNYLAKWCINYAIESISKIEEDYASDFTRIMNKVKLSTLELAEWKAVADNMYFPFSEKHQVYLQQDGFLDKELITVSSLDKKQRPINQKWSWDRILRSPYIKQADVLQGFYFFEDQFTNEELKRHFDFYEPFTVHESSLSPCVHSIQAAKLNRMEQAYKFYLRTSRLDLDDYNKEVHEGLHITSMAGTWMSIVEGFGGMRIQDNQLAFNPKIPKEWKAFSFKVNFRNQILKVQVCHADTKFELEGDKELQILVNNEPINLTPNCLLTV; translated from the coding sequence ATGAATCAAGATTATATAAAACCAGACAACTGGTCTATCATAGAGGAAGGTTTTGACACAAAGCGTGTAAAGTCTTCCGAAAGCCTTTTTAGCATCGGTAATGGTGCCATGGGGCAGCGAGCCAATTTTGAAGAACAATATTCTGGCGATACGTTTCAAGGAAGTTACATCGCTGGAATTTATTACCCTGATAAAACCCGTGTTGGCTGGTGGAAAAACGGGTACCCCGAATATTTTGCCAAAGTGTTGAATGCACCTAATTGGATTGGTGTTAACGTTACGGTTAATGGTGAAATACTGGATTTATTTACGGCAAAAGAAGTAGAAGGATTTCGCAGGGAATTGAATATGAAGGAAGGTTGGCTATCCAGAAGTTTTACGGCAACACTTCAAAATGAAACAAAAATACAGGTTGAGGTTTTACGGTTTTTGAGTTTGGATTTAGATGAATTGGGAGCCATAAAATATAGTGTCACGGCTATAAATAATGATGCTGAGATTGAATTTCAACCTTATTTAGATAGTGGAATTACAAACGAAGATACCAATTGGGACGATCAATTTTGGAGCACTACAAACATAGAAACATCCAAAAATCAAGCGTTTATAGAAGCGCATACCATGAAAACCAATTTTCATACCTGCACATTTATGGAAACGAGCGTTTTTATTGAAGCAGACCAACAAAACATAAAACCCGAACAAACAACAACTCAAACCTTAGCCGCCTATAATTACAATTTGAAGATTGAAAAGGGGCAAACGGCGACCTTAATCAAGTTTGGAGGCTATACGGTTAGTAGAAATCACAAGAAGTCTAAACTTATTGATGCCGCAAAAGCCGTTTTAGCAAAAGCAAATGATATAGGATTTTCTGGTCTGTTAAATAATCAAAAACAGGCCTGGGCTAATATTTGGAATATGTCCGATATCACAATTGAAGGTGATGTTAAGGCTCAACAAGGCATTCGTTTTAATATCTTCCAGTTAAACCAAACGTATTTGGGTAAAGATTCCAGATTAAACATAGGCCCCAAAGGATTTACTGGCGAAAAATATGGCGGTAGCACTTATTGGGATACCGAGGCTTATTGCATTCCGTTTTATATGGCTACAAAAGACCAAAATGTAGCAAGAAACCTTTTGGAATACCGTTACAGCCATCTAAATAAAGCCATTGAAAATGCTAAAAATTTAGGGTTTAGAAATGGTGCAGCACTATTTCCCATGGTTACCATGAATGGCGAAGAGTGCCATAACGAATGGGAAATCACTTTTGAAGAAATACACCGAAACGGTGCCATAGCCTTTGCTATTTACAATTATTGTCGCTACACTGGTGATTACAGTTATATTCCTGAAAAAGGACTTGAAGTTTTAATTGGTGTCGCACGATTTTGGCATCAACGGGCCAATTTTTCAACTAAGAAGAATCAATACGTCATTTTGGGAGTAACTGGGCCAAATGAGTACGAAAACAACGTAAATAACAATTGGTATACCAACTATTTGGCCAAATGGTGCATTAATTATGCGATTGAAAGTATCAGTAAAATAGAGGAAGATTATGCTTCAGATTTTACGAGAATAATGAACAAAGTAAAGCTTTCAACTTTAGAACTGGCCGAATGGAAAGCAGTTGCCGATAATATGTACTTTCCATTTTCAGAAAAACATCAAGTTTACTTGCAGCAAGATGGGTTTTTAGATAAGGAGCTCATTACGGTTTCTAGTTTAGATAAAAAACAGAGACCCATAAACCAAAAGTGGAGTTGGGATAGAATTTTGCGTTCACCCTATATAAAGCAAGCCGATGTGCTTCAGGGATTTTACTTTTTTGAAGACCAATTTACGAATGAAGAACTAAAACGCCATTTTGATTTTTACGAGCCCTTTACCGTGCATGAAAGTTCGCTTTCGCCTTGTGTTCATAGCATACAGGCAGCTAAATTAAATAGGATGGAGCAGGCCTATAAATTCTATTTGCGTACTTCTCGTTTAGATTTAGACGATTACAACAAAGAAGTGCACGAAGGCCTTCATATAACCAGTATGGCCGGAACTTGGATGAGCATCGTAGAAGGCTTTGGCGGTATGCGCATTCAGGATAATCAATTGGCATTCAATCCAAAAATACCAAAAGAATGGAAGGCATTTTCGTTTAAAGTGAATTTTAGAAACCAAATTCTAAAAGTACAGGTTTGCCATGCCGATACTAAGTTTGAATTGGAAGGGGATAAAGAATTACAGATTTTAGTCAATAACGAACCCATAAACCTTACCCCGAATTGTTTGCTAACGGTATAA
- the pgmB gene encoding beta-phosphoglucomutase, whose protein sequence is MDNKIGVIFDLDGVIVDTAKYHYLAWKNLADKLGFEFTEEHNELLKGVSRVQSLEILLSIGNVQLFEEKKQEFLISKNEEYLEYIHKMNSDEILPGAVELLDILDEMGIKYVLGSASKNAPLILKQVGLLERFAGIVDGNSVSKAKPDPEVFLIGAKKLKLEPKQCIVFEDAIAGIEAANTANMMSIGIGDKITLAAADFNFENLTEVTTDFIKTLVKGKKQQKV, encoded by the coding sequence ATGGATAACAAAATAGGAGTCATTTTCGATTTAGATGGCGTCATTGTCGATACGGCAAAGTATCATTATTTAGCGTGGAAAAACCTCGCAGACAAATTGGGTTTCGAGTTTACCGAAGAGCATAACGAATTGCTCAAAGGGGTTAGCAGAGTTCAGTCTTTAGAAATATTGCTAAGCATAGGAAATGTTCAGCTTTTCGAAGAAAAAAAGCAAGAATTTCTGATAAGTAAAAATGAAGAATATCTCGAGTATATTCATAAAATGAATTCTGACGAAATTCTTCCAGGTGCAGTTGAACTGCTAGATATTTTGGACGAAATGGGCATAAAATATGTGCTTGGCTCTGCCAGTAAAAACGCACCACTTATTTTAAAACAAGTTGGTCTTTTAGAACGGTTTGCAGGAATTGTTGATGGCAATAGTGTTTCAAAAGCAAAACCAGACCCCGAAGTATTCCTTATAGGGGCAAAAAAGCTAAAACTAGAACCAAAGCAATGTATTGTTTTTGAAGATGCCATTGCAGGAATTGAAGCCGCGAATACTGCAAATATGATGTCTATTGGTATTGGCGATAAAATAACACTTGCTGCGGCCGATTTCAATTTTGAGAATTTAACGGAGGTGACCACCGATTTTATTAAGACGTTAGTAAAAGGAAAAAAGCAACAAAAAGTTTAA
- a CDS encoding MFS transporter: MEKRKLSFWEIWNMSFGFLGIQMGFALQNANASRILQIFGADVHELSWFWIIAPLMGLVVQPVIGHYSDKTWGRLGRRKPYFLIGAILASIGLILMPQADMFIAFLPPLWVGAGMLMIMDASFNIAMEPFRALVGDNLRTDQRTLGFSVQTALIGFGAVIGSWLPYALANWFGVSNETSAGAVPSNLIWSFIIGAIILIASILITVLTTKEYSPEELAFIEKQKAQSDEIEEVVQEAESSLLDIFEDFKKMPTTMRQLSWVQFFSWFGLFGMWVFATPAIAQHTYGLPYTDSSSADYQNAGDWVGILFGVYNLVSAFYAFALPYIAKTLGRKKTHAASLVVGGVGLLSIYIMPDKNWLIVSMIGVGIAWASILAMPYAILAGSISPKKMGVYMGIFNFFIVIPQIINALIGGPLVKYAYGNQAILALVMSGLSFLIAASLVFKVKDVDDVVQ; the protein is encoded by the coding sequence ATGGAAAAGCGTAAATTAAGTTTCTGGGAAATTTGGAACATGAGTTTCGGATTTCTAGGGATTCAGATGGGTTTCGCCCTACAAAATGCCAACGCCAGTAGAATACTTCAAATTTTCGGTGCCGACGTTCACGAGTTGTCGTGGTTTTGGATTATTGCACCTTTAATGGGATTGGTTGTTCAACCCGTTATTGGACATTACAGCGATAAAACTTGGGGGCGATTGGGTAGGCGTAAGCCGTATTTTTTAATTGGAGCAATTTTAGCTTCAATTGGATTAATACTCATGCCCCAGGCCGATATGTTCATTGCATTTTTGCCTCCCCTGTGGGTAGGCGCAGGAATGCTAATGATAATGGATGCTTCTTTTAATATCGCTATGGAGCCATTTCGTGCTTTGGTTGGTGATAATTTAAGAACAGACCAACGAACTTTGGGTTTTAGTGTGCAAACGGCGCTTATTGGTTTTGGTGCTGTAATTGGCTCGTGGTTGCCATATGCATTGGCGAACTGGTTTGGAGTTTCAAATGAAACTTCAGCCGGAGCCGTTCCTTCAAATTTAATCTGGTCTTTTATAATTGGGGCTATTATTTTAATTGCCTCCATTTTAATTACTGTTTTAACAACCAAAGAATATTCTCCAGAAGAGTTAGCATTTATTGAAAAGCAAAAGGCACAATCCGACGAAATTGAAGAAGTAGTTCAAGAAGCAGAATCTAGCTTACTGGATATTTTTGAAGATTTTAAAAAAATGCCCACAACCATGCGCCAATTAAGTTGGGTGCAATTCTTTTCATGGTTTGGTTTGTTCGGTATGTGGGTATTTGCAACACCGGCCATAGCACAACATACTTACGGTTTGCCCTATACAGATAGTAGTAGTGCGGATTACCAAAATGCAGGTGACTGGGTAGGTATACTTTTTGGTGTTTACAATTTAGTATCTGCTTTTTATGCCTTCGCTTTACCGTACATAGCCAAAACATTAGGAAGAAAAAAAACCCATGCAGCGTCTTTAGTTGTAGGGGGGGTAGGCTTGCTTTCCATTTACATTATGCCCGATAAAAACTGGCTTATTGTATCTATGATTGGTGTGGGCATTGCTTGGGCCAGTATTTTGGCCATGCCGTATGCCATTTTAGCGGGATCAATCTCTCCAAAAAAAATGGGGGTTTATATGGGTATTTTTAATTTCTTCATCGTAATACCACAAATTATCAATGCTTTAATCGGCGGTCCGCTTGTCAAATATGCCTATGGTAATCAAGCTATACTGGCTCTGGTAATGAGTGGTTTAAGTTTTTTAATCGCGGCATCTCTTGTCTTTAAAGTTAAGGATGTTGATGATGTTGTACAATAG